The following DNA comes from Miscanthus floridulus cultivar M001 chromosome 5, ASM1932011v1, whole genome shotgun sequence.
CCCGATAGGTCGCGGGCTCAGCCAAGACGGCAACTGTGAAGCCAAGGCAATCGGGAGAACGAAGGGTGCTGCGGTCACGAAGAGAATAACGGGGAGGAGACTCAGGATGAGGTCCAAGGACGGACGGAGAAGAGTCAAGTGGTGGCGCATGGCGCGGACGACGAGTGTAGTAGTGAGTGATCTCACGAGAAGGACGCAACGATGATGGTGGAGGAGGGACTGGTGGTGGAGAGGTAGGAGGTGGTGAAGGTGGAGaagtaggtggtggtggtggaggcggagTAAAAGATACCTGAGGTGGTGAAGAGGATGGAGAGACAGCGGAAGATACCACTCAGGTAAAGTGAGGAATGAGAGGGACTCAGCAGTACCAGAAGAACCGGAAGGGGAACGAGGATAGTAAGGCCGGGACTCATCGAAGGTGACATCCCGAGAAATCCTCATCCGACGAGCAACAGGGTCATAACAGCGATAACCCTTATGTTCCGTACTGTACCCAAGGAAAACACACTCAACAGACTGAGCAGTGAGTTTGGTGCGCTCACGAGGTGGAAGTAGGACGTAACAGACACTCAAAACAACGAAGATGGCTATAGGAAGGAGGGGTGCCGAAAAGACGCTCATAGGGAGTGCAACCCCGAAGACAAGTAGAGGGTTGGCGATTTATAAGAAAAACAACTGTAGAAACCGCCTCAGCCCAAAAATGAGGAGCAAGCATAGAAGAGATCAAGAGAGCACGAGCAGTCTCAAGAGTGTGGCGATGCTTGCGCTCAGCAACACCATTTTGAGCATGAGCACCAGGACATGAAAATTGGGCAAGAGTACCCTGCTCAGCAAGGTAGGAACGATGAGCAGTGGAGATGTACTCACCAGCAGAATTCGCACGAAAAACTCGAATGAGAGAGTTGAACTGGGTACGGATCATGGTGGCAAATTGCTGGTAAATAGAAAGAAATTGACCACGAGAAGACATCAAATAAATCCAGGTAAATCTCGAATAGTCATCAATGAAAATAACATAATATGATTGACCTCCTTTTGAAACAAAAGGTGCAGGACCCCATACATCTGAGTGAACAAGATCAAAAGGTTTCTGGGACTTAGACTCACTAGAAGGGTAGGGGAGTTGCAACTGTTTGCCAAGTTTACAACCCATACAATGAAGAGTAGTGTCACCAGAAACAGGACCTAACACACCACTACCAACAAGAGTGGACAATCTAGAACCAGAGAGGTGGCCAAGACGACGATGCCACTGCGCAAAAGAAGTGGTAGACGAAGCAGCTGACACGGATGCTGGAGAACTGGGTGCTGTGGGAGCCAAAACGGATGAAGGAAGACGCAACCAATCAAGCTCCCAGAGGCGTtgggagtcccgacacctaggCCCAGTTTCCACCAAAAGGCCCGTACGGAGATCCTGAACACAACAAGAATCAGACTCAAGGATTATGCGACAGCCATGATCAGTGATTTGACCCGCAGACAAGAGTTGCATAGTGAGCTTAGGAACATGCGAAACAGTAGGAACATTAAACGAAGAGGTTGAAAGAACACCTCTCCCAGCAACAGGAAGAGAAGTGCCATCTGCGGTGCGAACAGAAATAGGTGGATCGGGGGAAGATAGAGAGGACAAGTGTGTTGCATGAGGTGTCATATGAAAAGAGGCACCAGAGTCGAGGAACCACGGGGATGATATACCTGATGGAGGAGGAGCGGTACTAGAAGCCTGAGCTGTAGTCCCGTGATTGGAGGCTTGAGCTGTAGTAGTGAGGCGACGAAACAGGGCAAGAACCTCCTGCTCCGCTGCAGACACGGAACGAGTGCTCTATGAAGTAGAGGAACCACCAGAGCCCTGAAAAGAGCGTCTGCCACGACGCCCTGATCGATCGCGCTGCTTCTTGCGACAATCCTTCTCCTCATGGCCATAGAGCTTGCAGTAGCCACACTGAACACCAGAAGGTGCCCCCGTCACCACAGGAGAGGGCTGAGACGGAGGCGGAGAGACCTGGGGAGGTGTGGCTGCTAGGACGGAGGGCTGCGGCGGAGCACAAGTCACACCCCCAGCTCGAAGACGTGTCTCCTCAGCTCGTAACTCAGGCATCGCCTCTGAGAGCGATGGGCGCGGACGATGAGTCAGCAACTGTGCTCGAACAGTCTCGAACTCGGGACGAAGCCGAGAGAGAAACTCGTGAAGGCGAAGAATGTCTCTCTGGTCCCGATGACGGTCACAGCACCGGCAAGTACCACCACCGCAGAACTCAGCGCCCAAACTGTCCAGGCGATGCCAAACAGCTGTCATCTGACGGTGGAAGGCCTCAACTGTGGAGTCAAGCTGACGAAGCGACTGAGCCTCCTCAACAGCAGCAAGGTACATCGCTTCGTTACGAATCTCGTAACTGCGACGGAGGTGATCCCACATAAGGTGTGAAGTGGCAAGACCTCTAAGGGATAACGAGAGATCGACCTCCATGCTCGCAAGTAAGATAGCCTTAGCAGATTTTTCCTCGCGCAGCCAAGTCTCATAGACACCGAGATCAGACTGGTAGCTCTCCATCTCAGTTCAAATGCCTCAAGTAAAGCATTCTTGGCATCATCATCGGCATCTGGCGGGTATGTGGGCGGCGTGGGAAGAAGAGGACGGGGAGGACAGATCCGCTCACCCGTGAGGTAGCTCCACAGCAGCTGCCCATCCATGTGGACCTCCATATGGAAAACAAAATCGCCCCAATTGGTGCCATTGAAAATGACGGGGCACCGAGGGACCGGAACAGCGCCAGGGCGTCCCCGTCCGGGGGACGCCATGGAGGAGAGAacgagcctctcttcttcttcttcttttttaataGAATGAGAGGAGAGGAGGGCCGGCCGGCTCACTGGACCAAAAGTGTGCGAACTGGGAAGTAGCTACTCGCAGCCGCAGTCGAAGGCGAGCCGCGGACTCGCGCACCCGCCCCGGGCGCCCCGCTCGCCTCCTTCCCCGACGGCGACCGAGAGGCAGCGACGCGCAGACGCCAGGCGCGGTGGCGCGGGAGGGCCGCGCGAGCAGCGGTGGGCCGGCGCGCAGTCGTCTTCTTCGTCGGCCGACGCGGCGCGGCGGCGAGGGACGCGACAGCTCCAGGCGCGCCGATGGGGGCAGCTCCGGGCACGCCTGCGGGAAGTCCGCGGGGCGCGGCTTCGGGGGCCTTCCGCGCCCGCGCTTAGCGGGCGGCTGCGGCAGAGGCAGAGGCTCCGGCGCCTCCTCCCCGTCGGCGGACCGGTGCGCAGGGGCGCGCGAGCGTGCGGCGCGGGTTCGCGACGGCTTGCACGGATCGGTGGGATTGGTATGAGGTAAGAAAACCTAGCTCTCTGATACCATGTTAGAAGATGACCGACCAGCTCTATTGCAAGGCCCAAGAGGGCAAGTATACACAATGTACATATGCAAAGAAGCCCTCCAAGTAGAGGGAAAACATATACACCTCCTATACATCTAACAGAGGTAACGTTTTTTCTTGGCTTTGGTGTTTGGCATTAAATAGTGGTATCTGGCACTATAATCTACTATAATGTTCCTTGGAAAAGAGAGCCATTTTATTTATACAATCATTTGTCTGGTCTATTTGCTGCTTTGTATCAATGTCATACAAGTTAACTTAAGGGTTTGTTTATTCCAAGATCCAAGTGCATGAGAATATGAGATTTCCATTTCTGTTGAAGTGTAGATCATAGGAAGTGCACGAGATGCATAACCAGTCACCAGAAGGAGAATAGAAGGCATAGGCTGCAGAGGCACTAAAGCATCAGGTATTGATCTTGATTGGGAAGGTGTAAATTAGGAAATACCATCCAGTAAGTCATGTGGCAACCCAACATGTAGCAATCTTGGTGATACACCTGTGCGAGTTGCTTCCTCTGCTCAGAGTGATTTTAAGGGTTAATGAATGTTGGAACTCATCTCACCGCCAGAAACAAGAAAACGTTTCAACTAAGGCCTTAGAAATTTGGAAACTCATTTGGATATATATAGCATAAATGGTTCAATTTACACGTTGATTTATGCAAGGCAGCTGATTGGTTTGTTGCTGTGGAAGTGCTCACTATGTTTTTCTATTGTTTACTAATTATAATTGTCTTATTCTGTATGGCGTCATGTACTATGCAATACTTTGTTGTTGGAACATATCATTTTAAGTTGTGAATCCTGTTTGTTGTCTAGATAAAAGTTTGTTTTTCACTCTGAGTTGTTACTGAAGATTTAATTGTTATAGAAGTTGTACTTTATCCTTTTTCGTCAATGTCCTTGCAGATTCTTATGTTCCAGCTAGTGTTTCCCGCTCCTTTTTCTAGGATGTACCCCTTTTTGGTGATCACAAAGTACGGTACTTACATTGTTGTTATGATCATTTTCTCAGCCACTCTAGCACTGTGTTTTTTCCTCGTCTTTTATTAATCGctgttttttcagctggaacaatatttttctctcacaacgaatcaATCGGAATAGTATTTCGGCTTAGCGTACGGGGCCAATAATGCTAGTGTGCACTGGCGTTTTGTATGCTAGTTGTCTTTCACTTCCTTGGTCGGTCAAAGTTAGCCATCAGCAATTTAGCACAAACAAAACAAATGCATGCTCCAAGAGTCCTGGAGTCTCCTTTTTGTCCAAGCAACGGTTGTTAATACAAGGAGTATCTCTACCAAAACCACAAGTCATCATAACAGGTAACAGCGAAAGAAACGGTAGTATTGCAGCTGCTATGACACCTTGTAATTTTGTGCCCGGACGCACAAGTCACCGATCGGTCCGTCTCAGTCAGGTAGGTGTCTCTAAACTCTAATCCGGATGGTTGGCTCAAAGGAACCTTTCAATACAgagagaattatttatttggcactgaaacaaatcagtgtttcgtatttggcacttgaaaatttgaactttcttatctggcatcaagttgaaattttctttcataaatggcactgccgtccattttCATCGATCAATCTGTTAGTTGACTGGTTCGACGATGTCAGTTTTTTTCCCTGCGTCCGATGTACCCCTGTACACACAAGACTCCCACGCCGCTACACCTATACCTACCTCCACGCCGCCCATGCAGCTGTCGTCGTAGTTGCTCCCatcgcctccccttcctctctccctcacccCGTTCATGCCCTGACAAGTTTGGCAGGCGAGTTTTGTGATGGTGCTCGAGGCGGTAGATCCGGCGCTCCAGATTGAGGGCAACCgcatcctcttcctccttcctGTCCTCGTAGTAGTACTCCCCATCGTTGCAGCGGAGCTCAGGGTAGTACCTGCCATCGCCATCGACGTAGCCGTCCTCGCCCTCGAGCAGGAGGaggtcctcttcctcctcggcggTGCTCTGCGCGACGAggtcctcgccctcgccctcgggaAGAGGGATGCCGAGGTGGAGGAACTGTAGCCTGTACTCGCGAAGCCTCGCGCGGAGGCGCACCAGGCGGCGCGCGCGCTGCGCGAGCAGCGCGCGGAGCTGGTCGATGTCGGCAGCGTCGAGCGCCATCTTCTCGTCGGCGAAGCGGCGGAATTGGCGGAGCTCCATCTGGACCTCGGCCTTCTCGCGCTGCAGGCGGAGCATCATGGCCATGGCCTCGCTGGCGGTGCTGGCCGCGGCGAGGCGCTCCTCGACCTCGGCCTGCAGCGCCGACGCCGCGGATTGCGCCGACACCACCGCCTCCCGCAGCGCCGCGCACTCGTCCTCCGCCTCGACCCGTGCCGCGAGGCCCGCCTCGTCGTCCCCCGCCTCCctgctctccttccccttctccgtgCCCAGCTTCCGCTTCATGGACCGCCAACACGGCACGGCCGACGACGAGGAGCAACAGCACGGGCACCGCCCCCCGGCGGCCAGCGATGGCGACGTGTCGGGGTCCTGGTCGTGGTCGTGGTTGtcgtccatggcggcggcgggacGCCAGAGGATTCGGGGGGCGCGAGCGCAACCAAACCGCAGCGAGGCGCAGGCAGACACGGGGCCTTTTCTCGTTTGGATTTGGGAGCAAGTTGGGAGTCGGAATTGGTGCGGGGAGTTGGGAAGACCTCGCACGGGGAGCAGCACGAGCGGACCTCGCATGCGGCAGCGAGCTGGGAGCTCGCGTGCGGGGCCACGACAGCGGCTTCGGTGCATGGTGAGGCGCTGTGGTGCCGGCAGACCTCGCGCGGACAGCGGCACGCGGAGACCGCGATGACCAGCGCGTGGCACTAGCGAGGTTGCGGCAAAGCGAGCTAGACGCTTCCGTGGGGGCAGCGACACGCCATCGTCCCgcctccttcagtcggtagggcgGCGATGCGAGGACGTTGGTACGGGGTCTATGCGTCGGGTCGCCAGGGCGATGGCACGGGGCTGCGCAAGAGCTCCGGCAATATCGTccatacgaaaatacttgaacttcccTATTTGGCACCGTTGATTTCTGCTGCAAACAAGAGTATTCATGTCTTTTTACCAGTCACTTGAACACTGTTACTGTCttaaatggacggcagtgccatttatgaaaggaaatttcaacttgatgccagataagaaagtttAAATTTTCGAGGGTCAAATACAAAACACTGATTTGTTTCGGTGCCAACTAAATAATTCTCCCTTCAATATATGCAGACACGATGGCAATTCCGCGGCTTCGTTTTCGCGCAATTGACTTCCTGCTCCAGGACCAGGAGGGAATCTTGCGGATTCAGTGATCTTCTTCAGCCGTCAACTTGGGTTGGATTCCTAGTAGCCATGTTTGGGTTGTCTGTACGTAAGTCGCCAACTGAATTGAGGAGCATGGTTAACAACCAACCGAACCACTTGAGACGCATGTACTGTATCAGTATGCTTGCAGTTGCAGGACTGTGGAGATCCTATTGCCGTATTTGCATATGCAATCGTGTGTCACTGTGGCGTCGCATGCTGCTGTAACGGCTCAGGTGGAGATAGATCCTATTGCCGTATTTGCATATGCGATCGTGTGTCGCCGTGACGTCGCATGCTACTGTAACATACGTAATTTTTGTACGCGCTTGCTGATTGGGCGCGTTTCGTAGAAATCCAGAGTCGTACGAACGTTTCGGATCCAGCTTTTAAGAAACGTTTCAAGTGACGAATCAGAATTACTTTAGAAAAATGTTTGGCTAGTAGGCTGGATTCTGATTCGCAGGATGATGTTTATTTTCATAAGAaatcatataaataaaaatatgtttTCAAAAAATTAGTAACTTTTTGGACGAAGATCAATTTAAATATAACGCATTTAAATTTGTTGCACTAAAAAAATGATTATCTCTACGTCTAAAAAGACTCTAAAGTTATTATCTACCTAGCGATACCAAATCTTGATCCTGCTCACGCGTCCGCGTCCGATATGAATCATACTCCACTTAGAGCTTACACGTCCGTGTCCTACTCGGTTATGATACGAAGACCGGATCCACGTGTCCATATCCGATACAAAGTCCTTAGAGCTTATACGCGCATGTCCGATTAGTGATGTTCAATTCAAGAAACTGAAATGTCTTTTATGTGAAACTACCCTTTCCTGTTTCCAAATTTGCTGAAGAAAGTGTGGAACGACTGTTCTGAATTCGGGCGAAAAAACAAAATCATCTGGAGGCGTTTCTGGTGATTCACGTCAGAAATGAAACCGTTTCTCACGTCCAAACGAGCCCTATGCGGGCGTTCCAGCCAGCTCAGAGGGGCTACAACAAGGCTGATGTGAACCCAGACACTGCATAGCTGCCAAGTTTTTCGTGGACGATGGATAgtgcaagtggtagagtcttaccgtctgtgaccgaaaggtcccgggttcgagtcgcggtctcctcgcattgcatatgCGAGGGTAAggtttgccactgacacccttccccagaccccgcacagagcaagagctctctgcactgggtacgtcttTTATAGATAGGTCCGAGAACACGACAAGAACGTCCAGCCAGGCCGAGGAGACCCTCAACCCCATCAGGGTTAAGCTCGCACTAAATGAAATGGAACTAGTAGCCCCAGGACGagcaacaacaagaacacaaatTAAACTAAAACCAAGCAAGAGGCCTGGATGACTAGGCGCTAGAATCTTTACATCACTAGGTTCGTATCCGTGCGTAGCTATGGAACAACTaaatttttgtactaaaaacataaggatcgcacgataagataacaatactgtaaaattaaataacgacgttgttgatgcaaaagttgatctgcaaacacaaagggctaatacccgaatcgatatccaaagcgtgccagtcgatttgacctgttaatcgacaaggatgaagatacgagcactttggtcctgacaacagcgatacgcccggaagtcacggccaagaggtactcacgcggaactcgagaatcgtcgaaggtcgcactgaagcgatgcaactcgccgaatcaatgagaactcgtaaaaagaaaaaaatatgcaaattgacaaagtcgccgaaaagtaagtagatgtaaataggagtaaaaattggttttgatattgattgctatatccattacattgcccctcaatctatatttataccctgatctaaagagacataaccaaaatacaattaggacaccaagtccatatctagggaaacacgtgactctttacatgaatcatactctaacaaatatagaaaagaaaatcaactcctatctatttccctgtccgcctcaattacgatggaaatctcaccaacctcctttccatcggcatacttcctgtttcatcggcagtagtcttcaagcctcccttcatcggcaccgacaataacatctccaaccttatcggcaacgcccgagtaaaTCAACTTtttcatcgatcaccaccatctttacaagctgattttcatcggctgtcaacgtatacagtaactttccaccTGCCGATTAGCctactctgatcattttgacacgtgcaaaaaacgttgtcaacacatgccccccaatttcggagtataaaaccattaatgctccgaaatttactccagataacgtttgccttcgcccaattaccgtaactcatcctccaagccaaaacttgatttgttatcaaatctagttctgattcacgcacctcagtaaatatcgcacaatttccaaccactcttgccctgattatggttaagataccgaaacaataatccatcggcaagatcctaacataataatgccgccattttcagaattaaaatatcctgtaccgagatctcctccaaatcatgattacttgtcatcaaatcatctgtacaattccTTGACTATCGcgtgaacagttaccatatccatctgaaccatctcgacctacatgcgcgcggcatagagataagtccaaaatacccctactccaaacggcttataaatagatttctccggaatcctcgttttctaccctcagactccaatctttggcattctctctttccggcggtgactccgacgaacaactgcgcgacctcaaccaacaagaacttttttccagcgtcaacctcgagtctccagctcgtgcccccatctacctcaagataatggcaatcaatttcgacgtccctgcggttcattccacttccgttactttttacctcgattcctctggtctttgcgagttcatacagttggtaatttttctctttttctctgttcttcgaatcctctaaacttaggaacttcgcaataaattagttattccaaccggtcaaccgcatgtccaatgcctaggaccaatgggcaacccagatccaactgatctgattaatgcagaggttaacagaatctcctttagagcccaaaatttctctctgaatttatggaaagatacattccgatcttggcccaaaaccaccaaagggtggaaagattggtacttgagggtcaacaggccgatgcaagtacactgggcagaacggaagctagaccaatgcattaggctatccattgctgatatgcaaaagaacgagtcaatgatgattgcagctgcttacttctggtcagacacaacaaacactttcatgtttggacatggcccagctactcccacacttgccgatgtctacatgctcactggcttggacatttcaactgccgatgaaggctccatctatggcaaaaaatctgaatatagggtgaatacccgcaacatcggcggttggacgggatacattcaagaatgccagaggatcgggacagttaaccagagggaacatgccacattcttgaatatgtggttagaaaaatttatcttctgcggtcgatcagtaggaccaaccaacgccttcctccccgcggctgaactcttggccaatggtgtaaggttccctcttggccgataccttctgagctccacttatcatcttcttcatcaagtgtctcagaaacttttgcttggcgaacccatcggcaacttaggaggcccgtggtggtttatcaacatatGGCTGAATGCCCATCTGCACaagcgtttgcaatgggacttctttgcccaacaattcccacgagaaattgctgaagaccatgtgcttggggatgaggaatcggcaacacgctcacccctcaattttggtgaagccataattgtcctccctggaacagaggccaatgaagaccagatcggcagattcttccaaagcttctacaatggtctttctcgtgatcatagggcctgggtaccttatatcgacgaagaaaacagattcccccttctttttcaactttgccgatgacactctgaatcaggataatgaactcatgatggccatcattactcccagggcaatcccagtaaacacattcggtagcgggaaaaacaccaatatcacgtatgaattttacaatccatcggcagtatcccgtcaattggcttttgggcaactgccaatcaaactttgttttgccgatgtgatcaaacccagagaaacaatcacttgcggaacagattggagcagggtagtgcgactttcccccgatgccgatactacagatgtcgatatatccaactggacgccagtatctttcatcaccgaatcatataagcaatggtggcgagagtggaaggaacaattgtttgcaacatctgctcactcatatcggcacatgatcgaccctgaatacgccattcctgatgacgcagtaagtttcttttaactcccttctgctttttcctttcatatatcggtaactaactttctcgtgacaggttaacaacccagcaccatctgtgagcaaaagtgggaaacccttcaatcttcagcctgtttccccgatatcaccgatcggctacaacgcccccaccttagctgctttgactcacccgAAGACCCATgctaagaccatcacctccaagtccaaattggctacagctagggccactccattggctgccactacaaccctgatcaaggcattcaaggtaacaaccctgtttatttctactcatgccgatcacaaactgtattaacattaatcatcagggtgtaaaagccgctgctggatcgtcatcggcaattcctccgacatcaagcactaCTACCTCTGACaatccttcagaggtattcctttgattttacattttatctgttaaatatcataccttacacttgttttgcagcaacaaatgggtacatcggcaagcgtaccagatgttcaagctcctcaaccaacaagtgccgatgccccccagccaaccgttgctgaggcccaagcaaagcgcaaagccttaacagatgccaaggcacagccaaaacgatagaagtccatgccgatccccccatctgccccaacgtctgcaagccggccagaatcaatcgatgcaactgagcaagcagttaatcctcctgtacaggacataacatcggtcatcataccccaaggaccaaccaccgatgaggccacagaggatatcccatcggcaagttcagccgatcctccacacggcatactccaggctacctcctccagccaagtacaggaaactgccttgaaacaggtaagccgattgacctagtcgatttataatattcatacttatccttaactgacatccttttctttttctcaggaacaagactccccaaacagcctattttcctttgccattgacgtttccgacgatgatggagaggaaacaagttcttcccttgcactgggaacaatatcggcagaaattaagtccaagttggaagttctcctggacttgttacagcaggataccgcccaactggtagaggactcggaccccgcaaaggcaattttcaaaacaatccgtggccaggtccctactgatgttgaagaagcactcttcccagcagcccatttagaaagccaccaactgcaatatcaacgggctgctcaacgcattgccgatagagcagctcaggctcaactcaaagaagagatgctacaactgaaacagattgccgatgagaagcacaaggg
Coding sequences within:
- the LOC136455383 gene encoding uncharacterized protein, with the protein product MKRKLGTEKGKESREAGDDEAGLAARVEAEDECAALREAVVSAQSAASALQAEVEERLAAASTASEAMAMMLRLQREKAEVQMELRQFRRFADEKMALDAADIDQLRALLAQRARRLVRLRARLREYRLQFLHLGIPLPEGEGEDLVAQSTAEEEEDLLLLEGEDGYVDGDGRYYPELRCNDGEYYYEDRKEEEDAVALNLERRIYRLEHHHKTRLPNLSGHERGEGERKGRRWEQLRRQLHGRRGEILLPSRTRAARSRAPAHRSADGEEAPEPLPLPQPPAKRGRGRPPKPRPADFPQACPELPPSARLELSRPSPPRRVGRRRRRLRAGPPLLARPSRATAPGVCASLPLGRRRGRRRAGRPGRVRESAARLRLRLRVATSQFAHFWSSEPAGPPLLSFY